CAAAGTAAATGATTCATGTTTCAATACAATGAGATTCATGGTTTAATGACACTATTTCCTTCTTCCATATTTTGATGATCGTCGTGGCCTACGCTTCGTTCCTTTACGACGTGGACGTCTGCTGCGATCCATCGGCTCTGCTTTGGctgtaaataaaattcataatattattatcaaattcatttGTAGATAAgtatttgttatgaaaataatatttggattACTACTCACTGTGTACATCATGTCTTCGTCTCTTTGTTCTTCGTCTACGTCTTCTCGTATTCTTAGGGCGTCGTCCACGACTGCGTATTTCTATTATTGGTAGCTTGAGACTTTTGGCTAACTTGGAGATTCTTGATGATTCCTCTTTCTGCTTGCTCTTTGCACTTTTAATAAGACTGCGTTGTTTTCCTTGCTGACGTCTAGCTCTTGCTTGCATTTCCTTGACTGGAGCCCTTCTCTTTTCCAAATTCTTGAAGTTTTGGAACATGGTGAACTGCTTGGAGCCGATacctatcaaaaatatttaaatttacttGAAGGAGAGCTTATTTAAAACCTTTAAGATACTAGAGAAGcatttatattctaaaatatgTGGTGAAATATGGTATTTAAAGTAATATAAAGAGAATTTCCAAGTACTCACCTAATTTAAACTTTCCATTGGCTTTTTTCAGAAGACCATTTTGAATTCCGGTCGTTAGAGCTTTCTTAACTTGCATAGAGGCATTTTTCAACTTGGTTTTTCTTTGGGAGTTGATATGATTGATTATTTCATCGAGAGACGAGCCTTTACGGTCCTTTAAGGTAGCAATGGAACTCATTACGTCGGTTATAAGAGCTGCCATCGTGGAAACAAGCAcctagaataaaaattaatagctgAAAAGACAATAACATGTTTGAATTCACTTACCTCAACTTCTAAACGCACGAATTCGAAAACTTTCgcagtaaataaataattttgacggGAGAAAAAATATTCACCGGCACAAATTTCGAAATCttaatagaaaatgaaataatattcaataaatatttgttgcttagtgacaatttttttttttcggaggTAGGatgattcaaatttgaattgacAGATGTAAGGACAGAacgaaaaagtttcaaaaataagtGATTACCAATGATTGTTAATAATCAGAATCGCTTTTGAAATCATACTTAAGTttcgaattaattattatacaacCGTTAACGTCTATTTTATTAAGATTATTCTCATTCAATTAATTCATGACTGTTTTCCTAATTAGAAAGAGacacaatttaattttgacagaTTACAACTGGACTTATAGAACACTTTACTTCAgagttgaaaattattctatgCCCTCATAGAAAGataataatttcgatttttagtTTGAATTCTTGAAGAAGTTTTCTGAGTACCAGAGAAAAGATATCCTACTTCACTTTATTCAAATGAGTACGTCTGAATTTTTTGGCTAAAACGCTGAATAACCAGGCTAAAGTCTAAGATCATAGATACTTAGATTCTCTACTTTTATACTTATCTATGGCCATCAGAGAATatctataattaataataattatcttatttaaatatatttttaaacaaagcTTAAATATTCGTATGTAAAATGTTCgcactaaaattttaaatatataatattagtataataataataaatgtgttTTCAGAATTAGTTGCTTCCAAATTATAGAATCAATATTAGTGAATATATGATAACAGACAACTTCCAATGGAAAATCTAATACTCAGAACTGAATACCTGTATGCTATATGTTATTTAGAAATACTTTATtccaattattcaaaaattgtgaTAGTGCTTTGGTACTAATTTTAATAGAAGACTAGTTTTCATCTCaaacaataacatttttttagtagtaTATCAACAATTTCCATATAACACATTTTGCATAGTTGTTTGAAATTCCTACACAAGCAAGTGGGCAAGAACGTATAAAAATATCTTATGCATTCATATCGGAAATACTATGATAAGGGAGTATCATAAAATATTCTCTTCCTCAATTAAGAACTTTTTTACAGTgaattttatagttatttctgagttttagtttattttgaggtcaagatcattaaaaaaacatgaaGACCTTTTCAAATaacgaatattttaataatgtcaTCGATTCTCTTTACttgtttacaatattttgatattgtaaACCAAAAAATCCGcttatgttttgaaattaatataagtTCTCCAAATTATCTGCTGAAATAATGAATGTATGATGTTTAATAAAGTTCTAGTAGTGGCAGTTATAATCCCCGTGGACCTCCTAAGAAGACTTAGAGGGAAGGCTACAGGAAACACACATATCCATCAGCTCTCTGGGTGAAATCTGTTACTTGGATTCCGCATTTAAAAAAGCTGGTTTAATAGTGTTGactaatatattatatttgcttattgtaaaatttaataGTTGTATGAACTCAAACTGTTACATTTTGAGTAATACATGGAGAGATAATACactcaaaataataaatgtgtgTCATGTGTGATTGAATCTGGTAAGAGCCCCCAGATAAAAGTGTTCTTCAaactaattgataataataaaccAGCAAATTGAACTCAACATATTATCAGTGTCTCAatgtaatatttcatttcattttagatGAATTTGGATCCAGCAGATATATAGTCCGAAATTAATTGAAATCGATCGCGATTGTAGAGTTTAAACATCCATTTTATTGGCGATGGAAAGATTGAGTGGTTAGCAGAAGTAGAACTGGTATTATACTTACCACTTTTCTTACAAAATTCCTAGATCAAATTTCAAACTGGACTCAACATATCTATTCCAGTGAGTTGTTCGATATCGGTTTAATGCCATACAATATGTCTTTTAAGGtttgttatatttcaataaagGGATATAATTCAAACTATTGTTCATTACAGATACTTTTATTCCAAGCTCACGTGCTCTAGAAAAAGAAATGGTAATATTTGCTGTAGAAGGAATTCTTCACCACAGGAAGCAACCTCATTGATTGTGAATGTAAATGTTTTGGTATATTCTCTTCCTCCTAAGAATTTTCAATGGTGGAATCAGAAAAAACTTCATGGAGTTCTCAGGTACCACAAGCTGAATATATAGTTAACACTTCTTACAAACAAAACAAGAATCAGATTATGTTTTAAAGGTTacggaaaaatgttttaattggtACAGAACCTTGGTGGTATAACtaagtgttcaaaaaaataCTACTGATTAATCCGAATGGTAGTAGATTGCCATGCCGCATTAAAGATAGTTGTTTTCAGACAATCAACAGTAATTTTACTGGTATTTAATGATTATCATGATTATGGTTGGTCGCCTAACAGAAAACCCAACAAATACTTACATATACTGTTGAATACCATGCATAAAAGGAAGAGGGAACTTTGATAAAAGTTGTATGATATAATTAACTAACTATGTTAGTATTTCTGGAACCTTTTGCTGTTATTCGTAATTAACAAACTTGAATAAACATGTTATCATCTCAAGATGcataatgtaaacaaaaaacTTGCGTCTATACTAAAGCTTCTCCTAAAGTAAATCTCCAGTAGGCAACATACTCATAGTAAACTGCCAGGAAATGACCTTTTATCTCTATTCAAACTATTATTATATCTAGACACTCCTGGGAAGCTATAACCatagaagatctgctgaatgtatacAACTAGGCAAAAGCAACctacaaatactaacaggagtcctcCAGAACACCACTCGCATACCATTTCCATCTACGGATTTATGGATTGTATGCTTCCCTGCGACGGTATTTACGAATTAATTTCTCCCTATTCGAGCACTGAAAGCTccgaataaaataaatatatggcGTTTAGGAATTTTCCCACATACTCCTTCAGAGTATTATAAAACtcttgtttttcttcttcttcttctctttttgtTGGTGCATATCTACCagtgaaacaatattttcttctccaCATGTTTCTAAAATCCATTAACTCATTTTTGATCATCTTTTCTATCAATAATCCCGTTTCTCTATGTGCTTGTTTTTGTTCTTCCTTCTCAGGATTACctaacaattgttttaaaatattgttggaTACATAAACTAATGTACTCtgttgattatatttttcaattcttttgtaTGAGCAGTATTAAATGATACTAGAACAAATAAAGACGAACAACATGTAGCTACAGCTACGAGCAATCACCCATCACCATTCATAGCTGATATATTCAAAAGTCTGAAGCAGATTAGCCAAGGGTTTGTGTATATTCCCAGAGCATTATACAAATAGAGCAAAAATTGTAGTTGGTTTCaactgaattaaataaaaaaaaataacttataaaatgtaattaatgaaTACTAGCCATTTTTAGATACTGCAGAACTATTATCAATTCATAACTTGATATATCTAAGTATATTCCGATTTCTTGTCTCCATTTTGTCCAACACAAGATTggaacaatatttaatttctttaatacTTAATAAAGcttacctttagtctctgaagacgataacttggttatcgaaaagtatgaatatcaccaatggttccaaaaattccaacttagtccTCAATACTTTTGCAATACAGTTAAATAAATCTTGAAACATTGTGAAATTGCTACTATTACATTCTTCTTTATGTTGATAAGGAGGCTTTTTGGACAACTGGCGgaatatgaaagaaatatttttgattgtttcaGACCTAGGGTCTTTTTCCATGTTTCAGATTTCTCCTTGTTTTCCCATTTTTACGACCATGACTTGATGACTTTTTGGGAAACCTGTTTAGATTAGTATAATAAgcataataaaactaaaatattacaCACTGTTTGAAAGATTTCTCACTTGCTATTGaacgaaagaagaagaaaaaatatttgattgagcaTACAATATATTcaaggaattatataaaaaatatgagtgAAACCGACCATTTATTACTAAAATCTAACTTCATAACAGGAGGAATTAATTCTAGTATCTTTTAAACctgttcaaacaaaaaatttgataatattttcaacattccaAGTTAGTTTACAAATTGaaggatattttaaaatatttgtcataaGGATAATATACTGAATTTGTTAACTTAATTCCTGTATAGTTTTATGTAAAGTATATTGagctaaataatataaaattgtttgaaaatgtatccaccgatattttattatatgcaTTTGCAAGTATTGAAATCGTTAAATTCAAGAATGGTTGAAGTAGTGATAAAGACCAAGTCTCACAATCCCTCTTATAGTTTATTAAATAGGAACTTATGTGAAGGACGATACCTCTGAGGGAAGGTGGATTagcgtgaaatattttttccattatttaaacTAGTTATTtcttattgtattattttttgaaccCACCTCTTTTCTgctacatttttattaaacttatttatacTCTCTCAATTTTCTTCTACATTTTCCTCTTGTTGTGTTCACAGATCTCTATATGTATTTACTCCTGACGTTCCCATTATTTAGATATCCCAGGTTCTACTTTTGCCTACCTCTTCATTTCGTATTATTATTCAGTTTCGTAAAAACCAAGAAGTGAtcattcttattaatttttgtcatatttcctttagaatatcataaatttctgttttttatctTCGCCTTCTTTTTTTTATGGGGCACATAAGCAGTGAAACATTCACCATACCTTCTTGTACTCTAATACTCTTATCCTCATAAATCTCATTCCCGTATGTTCTtgtttttgaacttttttctaATGAACTCCCAGTTAATGTTGGAAAATACAAGAAGAAAATAGATATGATGGAGAACACTCAACAATTCTGttagaaaaatagtaaataaattgaTGAATCTTCATAGATCTAAGAAAGCTTCCAGTGAAACTAGTTATTTCTAAAATCTTACTGAAAAACAGGAGAAAGTTGCTCTAGTTCTTTTCCCTCCTGTTTTGATTGTGATGGAAAGTATGTTGGGCTAAATAATgttaaattgtttgaaaaagtATCTACCAATACAGAGACAAAAAGCCTAATCTTTAAAATCTACCTtgtaattaatttgatataaactaATGTGAAATTATCCCTGAAGGAAGATCACTGATTGAAAAGGTTTCCCATTGGAGTTGAAAAAGGGTTAGTTCATCTTTTATATATGAatacgataacttggttaagCAAAAACACATCACACAGTATAATCTTGAGTGTTGGTGCAGTATTAATAGTTATTCTGTTCAGGATGATATGAGATGAATAGCCACTAATCTCTTGTATTGAGCGACATGAGACTTTACACACTCTAGAGTAATAGAACCAAGTCTGAGGAAAGATATGTGAATCATATGGTCCACATAAGTCTGTAGAATATTATTGGTAATATAAGATGAATGGTGAActttctaaaaacaaatatccATTCCTCTAGTTCATAGTCTTTATAATCTTTCAATTATCAATAGAAAACGATCTTATTTCATATAAGTCCTtgtatattgatgaaaaaccaaacaacaaaaatcaatttgaaaaaattaattattgctCTTCATTGAAACAGATCTTCTGTTAAAGTTAaggaatattaatttgtttgagTAAATAAAACAAGATTTGATCATGGAgatgatatatttgagtgaatgtatacaataaaaagattaaatataaCAATGTAAATGTTTCATGTTTCAATACAATGAGATTCATGGTTTAATGACACTATTTCCTTCTTCCATATTTTGATGATCGTCGTGGCCGACGTTGCCTGCGCTTCATTCCTTTACGACGTGGACGTCTGCTGCGATCCATCGGCTCTGCTCTGGctgtaaataaaattcatattattatcaaattcatttGTAGATAGGTActtgttatgaaaataatatttggcaTACTACTCACTGTGTACATCATGTCTTCGTCTCTTTGTTCTTCGTCTACGTCTCCTCGTATTCTTAGGGCGTCGTCCACGACTGCGTATTTCTATTATTGGTAGCTTGAGACTTTTGGCTATCTTGGAGATTCTTGATGATTCCTCTTTCTGCTTGCTCTTTGCACTTTTAATAAGACTGCGTTGTTTTCCTTGCTGACGTCTAGCTCTTGCTTGCATTTCCTTGACTGGAGCCCTTCTCTTTTCCAAATTCTTGAAGTTTTGGAACATGGTGAACAGCCTGAAGCTGATacctatcaaaaatatttaaatttacttGAAGGAGAGCTCATTTAAAATCTTTAAGATACTAGAGAAGcatttatattctaaaatatgTGGTGAAATATGGAATTTGAAGTAATATAGAGAGAATTTCCAAGTGCTCACCTAATTTAAACTTTCCATTGGCTTTTTTTAGAAGACCATTTTGAATTCCGGTCGTTAGAGCTTTCTTAACTTGCATAGAGGCATTTTTCAACTTGGTTTTTCTTTGGGAGTTGATATGATTGATTATTTCATCGAGAGACGAGCCTTTACGGTCCTTTAAGGTAGCAATGGAACTCATTACGTCGGTTATAAGAGCTGCCATCGTGGAAACAAGCAcctagaataaaaattaatagctgAAAAGACAATAACATGTTTGAATTCACTTACCTCAACTTCTAAACGCACGAATTCGAAAACTTTCgcagtaaataaataattttgacggGAGAAAAAATATTCACCGGCACAAATTTCGAAATCttaatagaaaatgaaataatattcaataaatatttgttgcttagtgacaattttttttttcggaggTAGGatgattcaaatttgaattgacAGATGTAAGGACAGAacgaaaaagtttcaaaaataagtGATTACCAATGATTGTTAATAATCAGAATCGCTTTTGAAATCATACTTAAGTttcgaattaattattatacaacCGTTAACGTCTATTTTATTAAGATTATTCTCATTCAATTAATTCATGACTGTTTTCCTAATTAGAAAGAGacacaatttaattttgacagaTTACAACTGGACTTATAGAACACTTTACTTCAgagttgaaaattattctatgCCCTCATAGAAAGataataatttcgatttttagtTTGAATTCTTGAAGAAGTTTTCTGAGTACCAGAGAAAAGATATCCTACTTCACTTTATTCAAATGAGTACGTCTGAATTTTTTGGCTAAAACGCTGAATAACCAGGCTAAAGTCTAAGATCATAGATACTTAGATTCTCTACTTTTATACTTATCTATGGCCATCAgagaatatatataattaataataattatcttatttaaatatatttttaaacaaagcTTAAATATTCGTATGTAAAATGTTCgcactaaaattttaaatatataatattagtataataataataaatgtgttTTCAGAATTAGTTGCTTCCAAATTATTGAATCAATATTAACGAATATATGATTACAGACAACTTCCAATTGAAAATCTAATACTCAGAACTGAATACCTGTATGCTATATGTTATTTAGAAATACTTTATtccaattattcaaaaattgtgtTAGTGCTTTGGTACTAATTCTAATAGAAAAGTCTAACATTATAGAAGACTAGTTTTCATCTCAATATAAACTTAAAagcaatattttaatttggtaATAATCTTGTACATAgctataacatttttttagtagtaTATTAACAATTTCCATATAACACATTTTGCATAGGTTTTTGAAATTCATACACAAGCAAGTGAGCAAGAACGTATAAAAATATCTTATGCATTCATATTAGAAATACTATGGTAAGagaatatcagaaaatattctCTTCCTCAAATAAGAACTTTTTTACAGTGAATTTGATAGGCTACAGGAGACACACATATCCATCAGCTCTCTGGGTGAAATCTGTTACTTGGATTCcgcatttaaaaaaaagctgGTTTAATAGTGTTGactaatatattatatttgctTATTGTAAACTTTAATAGTTTTATGAACTCAAACTGTTACATTTTGAGTAATACATGGAGAGATAATACactcaaaataataaatgtgtgTCATGTGTGATTGAATCTGGTAAGAGCCCCCAGATAAAAGTgttcttcaaaataattgataataataaaccAGCAAATTGAACTCAACATATTATCATTGTCTCAatgtaatatttcatttcattttagatGAATTTGGATCCAGCAGATATATAGTCCGAAATTAATTGAAATCGATCGCGATTGTAGAGTTTAAACATCCATTTTATTGGCGATGGAAAGATTGAGTGGTTAGCAGAAGTAGAACTGGTATTATACTTACCACTTTTCTTACAAAATTCCTAGATCAAATTTCAAACTGGACTCAACATATCTATTCCAGTGAGTTGTTCGATATCGGTTTAATGCCATACAATATGTCTTTTAAGGtttgttatatttcaataaagGGATATAATTCAAACTATTGTTCATTACAGATAATTTTATTCCAAGCTCACGTGCTCCAGAAAAAGAAATGGTAATATTTGCTGTAGAAGGAATTCTTCACCACAGGAAGCAACCTCATTGATTGTGAATGTAAATGTTTTGGTATATTCTCTTCCTCCTAAGAATTTTCAATGGTGGAATCAGAAAAAACTTCATGGAGTTCTCAGGTACCACAAGCTGAATATATAGTTAACACTTCTTACAAACAAAACAAGAATCAGATTATGTTTTAAAGGTTacggaaaaatgttttaattggtACAGAATCTTGGTGGTATAACtaagtgttcaaaaaaataCTACTGATTGATCCGAATGGTAGTAGATTGCCATGCCGCATTAAAGATAGTTGTTTTCAGACAATCAACAGTAATTTTACTGGTATTTAATGATTATCATGATTATGGTTGGTCGCCTAACAGAAAACCCAACAAATACTTACATATACTGTTGAATACCATGCATAAAAGGAAGAGGGAACTTTGATAAAAGTTGTATGATATAATTAACTAACTATGTTAGTATTTCTGGAACCTTTTGCTGTTATTCGTAATTAACAAACTTGAATAAACATGTTATCATCTCAAGATGCATAAGGTAAACAAAAAACTTGCGTCTATACTAAAGCTTCTCCTAAAGTAAATCTCCAGTAGGCAACATACTCATAGTAAACTGCCAGGAAATGACCTTTTATCTCTATTCAAACTATTATTATATCTAGACACTCCTGGGAAGCTATAACCatagaagatctgctgaatgtatacAACTAGGCAAAAGCAACctacaaatactaacaggagtcctcCAGAACACCACTCGCATACCATTTCCATCTACGGATTTATGGATTGTATGCTTCCCTGCGACGGTATTTACGAATTAATTTCTCCCTATTCGAGCACTGAAAGCTccgaataaaataaatatatggcGTTTAGGAATTTTCCCACATACTCCTTCAGAGTATTATAAAACTcttgtttttcttcttcgtcTTCTCTTTTTGTTGGTGCATATCTACCagtgaaacaatattttcttctccaCATGTTCCTTTGGGTTGTGGTGTACTTGGTAACCTAATATAAACATATGTACATCTAGAAATATCAATACttaaatgcatccaacaatcattttttaacaattttacataactacttcttattatattattttgattaacatCCTCGACGTTATCCTATTTTTCTGTCTTTCCTTATTTTAAATGAGTCAGATACTTCTAATAAGACCAACAAACTTTCCGTCACAATCATAACTGTCCTAGATTCCACCTTTGTTTACCTGctgttattataatttatttccaaCTTTAGTTTTGGTAAGTCCAAGAAGTGATTACAGTCTGCATCTACTCTGTATGATTTgacaaatgtttttatattttatccgTTGTTTATTATTAGTACGTTagctttttttggattttcagtGCTTCTTCTATGTAAAATccacttaatttttttagtaatgtCTGTTTCCCATAATGTACATATCAATAATATTCTACTGCAGGATTGCAAAATCGTATACCATTTCCATCTACGGATTTATGGATTGTATGCTTCCCTGCGACGGTATTTACGAATTAATTTCTCCCTATTCGAGCACTGAAAGCTccgaataaaataaatatatggcGTTTAGGAATTTTCCCACATACTCCTTCAGAGTATTATAAaactcttgtttttttttttcttcttcttctctttttgtTGGTGCATATCTACCagtgaaacaatattttcttctccaCATGTTTCTAAAATCCATTAACTCATTTTTGATCATCTTTTCTATCAATAATCCCGTTTCTCTATGTGCTTGTTTTTGTTCTTCCTTCTCAGGATTACctaacaattgttttaaaatattgttggaTACATAAACTAACTTCAAATGTACTctgttgaatatatttttcaattcttttgtaTGAGCAGTATTAAATGATACTAGAACAAATAAAGACGAACAACATGTAGCTACAGCTACGAGCAATCACCCATCCTCATTCAAAGCTgatatattcaaaagtatgaagCAGATTAGCCAAGAGTTTGTGTATATTCCCAGAGCGTGATACAAATAGAGCAAAAAATGTAGTTGGTTTCaactgaattaaataaaaaaaaataacttataaaatgtaattaatgaaTTAGATACTGCAGAACTATTATCAATTCATAACTTGATATATCTAAGTATATTCCGATTTCTTGTCTCCATTTTGTCCAACACAAGATTggaacaatatttaatttctttaatacTTAATAAAGcttacctttagtctctgaagacgataacttggttatcgaaaagtatgaataacaccaatggttccaaaaattccaacttagtccTCAATACTTTTGCAATACAGTTAAATAAATCTTGAAACATTGTGGAATTGCTACTATTACATTCTTCTTTATGTTGATAAGGAGGCTTTTTGGACAACTGGCGgaatatgaaagaaatatttatgattgTTTCAGACCTAGGGTCTTTTTCCATGTTTCAGATTTCTCCTTGTTTTCCCATTTTTACGACCATGACTTGATGACTTTTTGGGAAACCTGTTTAGATTAGTATAATAAgcataataaaactaaaatattacaCACTGTTTGAAAGATTTCTCAATTGCTATTGaacgaaagaagaagaaaaaatatttgattgagcaTACAATATATTcaaggaattatataaaaaatatgagtgAAACCGACCATTTATTACTAAAATCTAACTTCATAACAGGAGGAATTAATTCTAGTATCTTTTAAACctgttcaaacaaaaaatttgataatattttcaacattccaAGTTAGTTTACAAATTGaaggatattttaaaatatttgtcataaGGATAATATACTGAATTTGTTAACTTAATTCCTGTATAGTTTTATGTAAAGTATATTGagctaaataatataaaattgtttgaaaatgtatccaccgatattttattatatgcaTTTGCAAGTATTGAAATCGTTAAATTCAAGAATGGTTGAAGTAGTGATAAAGACCAAGTCTCACAATCCCTCTTATAGTTTATTAAATAGGAACTTATGTGAAGGACGATACCTCTGAGGGAAGGTGGATTagcgtgaaatattttttccattatttaaacTAGTTATTtcttattgtattattttttgaaccCACCTCTTTTCTgctacatttttattaaacttatttatacTCTCTCAATTTTCTTCTACATTTTCCTCTTGTTGTGTTCACAGATCTCTATATGTATTTACTCCTGACGTTCCCATTATTTAGATATCCCAGGTTCTACTTTTGCCTACCTCTTCATTTCGTATTATTATTCAGTTTCGTAAAAACCAAGAAGTGAtcattcttattaatttttgtcatatttcctttagaatatcataaatttctgttttttatctTCGCCTTCTTTTTTTTATGGGGCACATAAGCAGTGAAACATTCACCATACCTTCTTGTACTCTAATACTCTTATCCTCATAAATCTCATTCCCGTATGTTCTtgtttttgaacttttttctaATGAACTCCCAGTTAATGTTGGAAAATACAAGAAGAAAATAGATATGATGGAGAACACTCAACAATTCTGttagaaaaatagtaaataaattgaTGAATCTTCATAGATCTAAGAAAGCTTCCAGTGAAACTAGTTATTTCTAAAATCTTACTGAAAAACAGGAGAAAGTTGCTCTAGTTCTTTTCCCTCCTGTTTTGATTGTGATGGAAAGTATGTTGGGCTAAATAATgttaaattgtttgaaaaagtATCTACCAATACAGAGACAAAAAGCCTAATCTTTAAAATCTACCTtgtaattaatttgatataaactaATGTGAAATTATCCCTGAAGGAAGATCACTGATTGAAAAGGTTTCCCATTGGAGTTGAAAAAGGGTTAGTTCATCTTTTATATATGAatacgataacttggttaagCAAAAACACATCACACAGTATAATCTTGAGTGTTGGTGCAGTATTAATAGTTATTCTGTTCAGGATGATATGAGATGAATAGCCAC
This portion of the Diorhabda sublineata isolate icDioSubl1.1 chromosome X, icDioSubl1.1, whole genome shotgun sequence genome encodes:
- the LOC130450948 gene encoding spermatid-specific protein T1-like, coding for MFQNFKNLEKRRAPVKEMQARARRQQGKQRSLIKSAKSKQKEESSRISKLAKSLKLPIIEIRSRGRRPKNTRRRRRRTKRRRHDVHTKAEPMDRSRRPRRKGTKRRPRRSSKYGRRK
- the LOC130450946 gene encoding histone H1, early embryonic-like; translated protein: MAALITDVMSSIATLKDRKGSSLDEIINHINSQRKTKLKNASMQVKKALTTGIQNGLLKKANGKFKLGISFRLFTMFQNFKNLEKRRAPVKEMQARARRQQGKQRSLIKSAKSKQKEESSRISKIAKSLKLPIIEIRSRGRRPKNTRRRRRRTKRRRHDVHTRAEPMDRSRRPRRKGMKRRQRRPRRSSKYGRRK